The Daucus carota subsp. sativus chromosome 9, DH1 v3.0, whole genome shotgun sequence genome window below encodes:
- the LOC108200736 gene encoding histidine-containing phosphotransfer protein 1-like — MAAVIQLQRQLLDYTTSLYNEAYLDGQFTQLQQLQDESNPDFVVEVVSLFFEDSQRLLDDLTATLNQQVVDFKRVDAHVHQLKGSSSSIGAQRVQRACIVFRNYCEQQNTEGCLKCLQQVKNEYYLVKNKLETLFKLEQQLVAAGGSIPMQ, encoded by the exons ATGGCTGCTGTcattcagttgcaaagacaATTACTTGACTACACTACCTCCTTGTACAACGAG GCCTATTTGGATGGTCAGTTCACACAGCTTCAGCAGCTCCAAGATGAAAGCAACCCAGATTTTGTGGTTGAAGTTGTATCTCTTTTCTTCGAAGATTCTCAGAGGCTTCTTGATGATTTAACCGCTACTTT GAATCAGCAAGTTGTGGACTTTAAAAGGGTTGATGCCCatgttcatcagttgaaaggtaGCAGCTCCAG CATTGGAGCACAAAGAGTTCAGAGGGCTTGCATCGTCTTCCGCAATTATTGCGAACAACAGAATACAGAAGG GTGTTTAAAATGCTTACAACAAGTGAAGAATGAGTATTATTTGGTGAAGAACAAGCTTGAAACCCTGTTCAAG CTAGAGCAACAACTTGTGGCTGCTGGTGGATCAATTCCTATGCAGTGA
- the LOC108200245 gene encoding uncharacterized protein LOC108200245 gives MAKKKTTHQDQAPQKVEKTHQSDEVSEKIESLKSLNSMLLKETVERRQQVDSLKESTGLLESELKRVEMEKIELGECELMGEIERDLMVVFVGVQVGEILEGFERERGDFERVVREKIDVEKLMKLREDEIEGLKDELSGVVRERDSGLVELKRVCCERDESKRVSDGLGEENGGLKMRIGEMEERERVVRDEVEALRGKCGRLEGVIKVNERNIEGAIRGKSVADKNVEELNKMVDGLKGENVEMSRQMEGVLLDRDLKAARITELESDVSRLNDVVLSLRKEDEKLRSSIGVLEKKCCEGKTKEKELRVEIGKLGKSSESLVAEKGLIEKELGEAVKQSSELKRRVEEILKAKSVVEGAKEKLEGEIHELKIQVTDLKEIICLLEESSRADKEKIKGLESEVGRYRDEVGRIVIERDEARKGLKQEASRMKGLMEKITEKEICIEESIKATEKIKNQMSSLTEQKKELENCQSVLKKDLALAEKKLAETQKELDSVEAKVGLANANSEKMLNMLRSTVTLVSKTKDGNGTVNQVKAGEEFKAYLAALDRIKDAFKSHESEVEDMKLKLESVQHSEAVQKSRFRTFLTSATIVAAAAVAYAARH, from the coding sequence ATGGCCAAAAAGAAGACGACCCATCAAGATCAAGCCCCTCAAAAAGTTGAAAAAACCCATCAATCTGATGAGGTTTCTGAGAAGATTGAGAGCTTGAAATCACTCAATTCGATGCTTCTCAAAGAGACTGTTGAGCGCCGTCAGCAGGTTGATTCACTGAAAGAGTCTACTGGGTTGTTGGAGAGTGAGTTGAAGAGGGTTGAAATGGAGAAGATTGAGTTGGGTGAGTGTGAGTTGAtgggagagattgagagagatttGATGGTTGTGTTTGTTGGAGTTCAAGTTGGTGAGATTCTTGagggttttgagagagagaggggtgaTTTTGAGAGGGTTGTGAGGGAGAAGATTGATGTTGAGAAATTGATGAAGCTGAGAGAGGATGAGATTGAGGGGTTGAAGGATGAGTTGAGTGGTGTTGTGAGGGAGAGGGATAGTGGGTTAGTTGAGTTGAAGAGGGTTTGTTGTGAGAGGGATGAGTCGAAGAGGGTTTCTGATGGTTTGGGTGAAGAGAATGGGGGTTTGAAGATGAGGATTGGTGAGATGGAGGAGAGGGAGAGGGTTGTTCGGGATGAGGTTGAGGCGTTGAGGGGGAAGTGTGGAAGATTGGAGGGGGTGATTAAGGTGAATGAGAGGAACATTGAAGGGGCTATAAGAGGGAAAAGTGTGGCTGACAAGAATGTAGAGGAGTtgaataagatggttgatgggTTGAAAGGGGAGAATGTGGAGATGAGTCGACAAATGGAGGGTGTTTTGCTTGATAGGGATTTGAAAGCGGCAAGGATAACTGAATTGGAGAGTGATGTGAGTAGGTTGAATGATGTGGTTTTGAGTTTGAGAAAGGAGGATGAGAAGTTACGTTCAAGTATTGGTGTTTTGGAGAAGAAATGTTGTGAAGGGAAAACGAAGGAGAAGGAGTTGCGTGTGGAGATTGGTAAGTTGGGGAAAAGCTCGGAGAGTTTGGTTGCTGAGAAGGGTTTGATAGAAAAGGAACTGGGGGAGGCTGTGAAGCAGTCTAGTGAATTGAAGAGGAGGGTTGAGGAGATTTTGAAAGCAAAAAGTGTTGTTGAGGGGGCTAAAGAAAAACTGGAGGGGGAGATTCATGAGTTGAAAATACAAGTTACTGATCTTAAGGAGATAATTTGCTTGTTGGAAGAGAGTTCTAGGGCTGATAAGGAGAAAATAAAAGGATTGGAATCTGAAGTTGGTCGATATAGAGATGAAGTTGGTCGAATTGTAATTGAAAGGGATGAGGCTCGGAAGGGTTTGAAACAGGAAGCTAGTCGTATGAAGGGGTTGATGGAAAAGATCACTGAGAAAGAGATATGTATTGAGGAAAGCATCAAAGCGACTGAAAAGATTAAGAATCAAATGAGCAGCTTAACTGAACAAAAGAAAGAATTGGAAAACTGCCAGTCAGTGTTGAAAAAGGACTTGGCTCTGGCGGAAAAGAAACTTGCTGAGACTCAAAAGGAACTTGACAGTGTGGAAGCTAAAGTAGGTCTAGCAAATGCTAATTCAGAGAAAATGCTAAACATGTTGAGGAGCACAGTGACATTGGTGTCCAAGACCAAAGACGGGAACGGGACTGTCAATCAAGTAAAGGCTGGAGAAGAGTTTAAGGCATATTTGGCAGCATTGGACAGAATTAAGGATGCTTTCAAGAGTCATGAGAGCGAGGTGGAAGACATGAAGCTGAAACTGGAGTCCGTGCAGCACTCTGAAGCTGTGCAGAAAAGCCGCTTCAGGACTTTCTTAACTTCTGCAACAATCGTTGCGGCAGCTGCTGTTGCATATGCTGCACGGCACTAG